Proteins from one Clupea harengus chromosome 17, Ch_v2.0.2, whole genome shotgun sequence genomic window:
- the LOC116224439 gene encoding uncharacterized protein LOC116224439 isoform X11, with the protein MATDLIVWAWAVFVLRTVLSEVPEGLGPVSGSTGGYGPDSLNSTSGEAADSSSHEPKPHQSLSLHKPETLGNPDVQWILANPLSSRRVPFGSKYGHKVLGSSQEGRGDSNTAVPPSYSSALPSNPGGMVVHPSSSTKFPQGQSYQSSAFNVIQPTNSKLFQNKDAPSMGQDAPNPSEPGSQDAPNPSEPGRPDAPGAGSDASSMGQDAPSLSEPGSQDAPNPSEPGSQDATGIDAPSMGQDAPNPSEPGSQDATGPDAPSMGQDAPNPSEPGRQDAPGAGQDASSMGRVNDRVLRRFPEQFLSQKTQNTVYRWPVSSIQLQSQHSGAVQTEQIQARPQTNDRVLQRFPERFTSQKPVDVMQLNEPNSKFFQNKDELDQETIQSSEMHEPDASTVYRWPVSSIQLQSQHSGAVQTEQIQAGPQTNDRVLQRFPERFISQKPVDVMQLNEPNSKFFQNKDELDQETIQSSEMHEPDASTVYRWPVSSIQLQSQHSGAVQTEQIQAGPQTNDRVLQRFPERFISQKPVDVMQLNEPNSKFFQNKDELDQEPIQSSEMHEPDASTAYRWPVSSIQLQSQHSGAVQTERRPSIGADFQARPQYFAPSEPGRPGAGSDASSMGQDAPSLSEPGSQDAPNPSEPGSQDATGIDAPSMGQDAPNPSEPGSQDATGPDAPSMGQDAPNPSEPGRQDAPGAGQDASSMGRVNDRVLRRFPEQFLSQKTQNTVYRWPVSSIQLQSQHSGAVQTEQIQAGPQTNDRVLQRFPERFISQKPVDVMQLNEPNSKFFQNKDELDQEPIQSSEMHEPDASTAYRWPVSSIQLQSQHSGAVQTERRPSIGADFQARPQYFAPSEPGRPDAPGAGSDASSMGQDAPSLSEPGSQDAPNPSEPGSQDATGIDAPSMGQDAPNPSEPGSQDATGLDAPSMGQDAPNPSEPGSQDATGPDAPSMGQDAPNPSEPGRQDAPGAGQDASSMGRVNDRVLRRFPEQFLSQKTQNTVYRWPVSSIQLQSQHSGAVQTEQIQARPQTNDRVLQRFPERFISQKPVDVMQLNEPNSKFFQNKDELDQEPIQSSEMHEPDASTVYRWPVSSIQLQSQHSGAVQTEQIQAGPQTNDRVLQRFPERFISQKPVDVMQLNEPNSKFFQNKDELDQEPIQSSEMHEPDASTAYRWPVSSIQLQSQHSGAVQTERRPSIGAHFQARPQYFAPSPSEPGRPDAPNPSEPSRPDAPGAGPDASSMGRVNDRVLQRFPEPFISQKTQNAVYRWPVSNIQLQSQHSGAVQTERRPSIGAHFQARPQTNDRVLQSFPEQYTNQKTVDVIKVLNEPNSESLYGSKTSQEAKQASNVLHQKEQGSQQPIQSTDTTVSHGVQMLEPSKTNPVQSPNEFYSEPDPQFGSEGTIRPGSQSAATATEILGTTSGYLSPHEPKYQLPAQTSSSYSYGTSGQLANKGDPVPSGSHGPIRSQGGVEGRQPSGEQNLPSRVDALNRLKQALHNVSRGHLFHSVMQRLIPASSPSWNMGEGWDFLGSAENSPSLTGDQSHFGDDGNDLSTSVSRGETSSSKSSISHAPENVGSGKSDGGVMSPSPLVNVYGSGSSSALSNAVSSHRGNDGSARKGTTIQQTTKEAPKGPLQMSAACLTRKVIPAQRRIPAKSFYRKMSAVKPAKHHWPLLTPKRFRKLRVLEGKCEGAAHKL; encoded by the exons ATGGCTACAGATTTAATTGTATG GGCTTGGGCTGTTTTTGTGTTGAGGACTGTGTTGTCTGAAGTTCCAGAAG GGTTAGGACCAGTTTCTGGCAGCACTGGAGGTTATGGCCCTGATTCCTTGAACTCCACATCAGGAGAGGCTGCTGACTCTTCAAGTCATGAACCTAAACCGCATCAGTCTTTGTCTCTACACAAACCAGAGACCTTGGGAAATCCTGATGTGCAGTGGATCCTAGCAAATCCCTTAAGCTCTAGACGGGTTCCTTTTGGCTCTAAATACGGCCACAAAGTTCTAGGTAGTTCTCAAGAGGGTCGAGGTGACAGCAACACTGCAGTGCCCCCCAGTTATAGTAGCGCTTTACCAAGTAATCCTGGAGGCATGGTTGTCCACCCAAGCAGCTCTACCAAGTTCCCCCAGGGCCAGAGCTATCAGTCTAGTGCATTCAATGTGATTCAGCCAACCAACTCTAAATTATTTCAGAACAAAGATGCCCCCAGCATGGGCCAAGATGCCCCCAACCCCAGTGAaccaggcagccaagatgcccccaaccccagtgagccaggcagaCCAGATGCCCCAG GTGCAGGATCAGATGCCTCCAGCATGGGCCAAGATGCCCCCAGCCtcagtgagccaggcagccaagatgcccccaaccccagtgagccaggcagccaagatgccaCAGGCATAGATGCCCCCAGCATGGGCCAAGATGCCCCAAACCCCAGTGAaccaggcagccaagatgccaCAGGCCCAGATGCCCCCAGCATGGGCCAAGATGCCCCCAaccccagtgagccaggcagaCAAGATGCCCCAGGTGCAGGCCAAGATGCCTCCAGCATGGGCCGGGTGAATGACCGGGTGCTGCGAAGATTTCCTGAACAGTTTTTAAgccaaaagacacaaaacacagtgTATAGATGGCCTGTGTCAAGTATTCAACTGCAGAGTCAACACAGTGGTGCTGTCCAAACTGAACAAATTCAAGCAAGGCCTCAGACTAATGACAGGGTGCTGCAAAGATTTCCTGAACGGTTTACAAGCCAAAAGCCGGTGGATGTAATGCAACTCAATGAACCAAATTCTAAATTCTTTCAGAACAAAGATGAACTTGACCAAGAAACCATCCAATCCTCTGAAATGCATGAACCTGACGCAAGCACAGTGTATAGATGGCCTGTGTCAAGTATTCAACTGCAGAGTCAACACAGTGGTGCTGTCCAAACTGAACAAATTCAAGCAGGGCCTCAGACTAATGACAGGGTGCTGCAAAGATTTCCTGAACGGTTTATAAGCCAAAAGCCGGTGGATGTAATGCAACTCAATGAACCAAATTCTAAATTCTTTCAGAACAAAGATGAACTTGACCAAGAAACCATCCAATCCTCTGAAATGCATGAACCTGACGCAAGCACAGTGTATAGATGGCCTGTGTCAAGTATTCAACTGCAGAGTCAACACAGTGGTGCTGTCCAAACTGAACAAATTCAAGCAGGGCCTCAGACTAATGACAGGGTGCTGCAAAGATTTCCTGAACGGTTTATAAGCCAAAAGCCGGTGGATGTAATGCAACTCAATGAACCAAATTCTAAATTCTTTCAGAACAAAGATGAACTTGACCAAGAACCCATCCAATCCTCTGAAATGCATGAACCTGACGCAAGCACAGCGTATAGATGGCCTGTGTCAAGTATTCAACTGCAGAGTCAACACAGTGGTGCTGTCCAAACTGAGCGGCGACCTTCCATAGGGGCAGATTTTCAAGCAAGGCCTCAGTATTTTGCCCCCAGCGAACCAGGCAGACCAGGTGCAGGATCAGATGCCTCCAGCATGGGCCAAGATGCCCCCAGCCtcagtgagccaggcagccaagatgcccccaaccccagtgagccaggcagccaagatgccaCAGGCATAGATGCCCCCAGCATGGGCCAAGATGCCCCAAACCCCAGTGAaccaggcagccaagatgccaCAGGCCCAGATGCCCCCAGCATGGGCCAAGATGCCCCCAaccccagtgagccaggcagaCAAGATGCCCCAGGTGCAGGCCAAGATGCCTCCAGCATGGGCCGGGTGAATGACCGGGTGCTGCGAAGATTTCCTGAACAGTTTTTAAgccaaaagacacaaaacacagtgTATAGATGGCCTGTGTCAAGTATTCAACTGCAGAGTCAACACAGTG GTGCTGTCCAAACTGAACAAATTCAAGCAGGGCCTCAGACTAATGACAGGGTGCTGCAAAGATTTCCTGAACGGTTTATAAGCCAAAAGCCGGTGGATGTAATGCAACTCAATGAACCAAATTCTAAATTCTTTCAGAACAAAGATGAACTTGACCAAGAACCCATCCAATCCTCTGAAATGCATGAACCTGACGCAAGCACAGCGTATAGATGGCCTGTGTCAAGTATTCAACTGCAGAGTCAACACAGTGGTGCTGTCCAAACTGAGCGGCGACCTTCCATAGGGGCAGATTTTCAAGCAAGGCCTCAGTATTTTGCCCCCAGCGAACCAGGCAGACCAGATGCCCCAGGTGCAGGATCAGATGCCTCCAGCATGGGCCAAGATGCCCCCAGCCtcagtgagccaggcagccaagatgcccccaaccccagtgagccaggcagccaagatgccaCAGGCATAGATGCCCCCAGCATGGGCCAAGATGCCCCAAACCCCAGTGAaccaggcagccaagatgccaCAGGCCTAGATGCCCCCAGCATGGGCCAAGATGCCCCAAACCCCAGTGAaccaggcagccaagatgccaCAGGCCCAGATGCCCCCAGCATGGGCCAAGATGCCCCCAaccccagtgagccaggcagaCAAGATGCCCCAGGTGCAGGCCAAGATGCCTCCAGCATGGGCCGGGTGAATGACCGGGTGCTGCGAAGATTTCCTGAACAGTTTTTAAgccaaaagacacaaaacacagtgTATAGATGGCCTGTGTCAAGTATTCAACTGCAGAGTCAACACAGTGGTGCTGTCCAAACTGAACAAATTCAAGCAAGGCCTCAGACTAATGACAGGGTGCTGCAAAGATTTCCTGAACGGTTTATAAGCCAAAAGCCGGTGGATGTAATGCAACTCAATGAACCAAATTCTAAATTCTTTCAGAACAAAGATGAACTTGACCAAGAACCCATCCAATCCTCTGAAATGCATGAACCTGACGCAAGCACAGTGTATAGATGGCCTGTGTCAAGTATTCAACTGCAGAGTCAACACAGTG GTGCTGTCCAAACTGAACAAATTCAAGCAGGGCCTCAGACTAATGACAGGGTGCTGCAAAGATTTCCTGAACGGTTTATAAGCCAAAAGCCGGTGGATGTAATGCAACTCAATGAACCAAATTCTAAATTCTTTCAGAACAAAGATGAACTTGACCAAGAACCCATCCAATCCTCTGAAATGCATGAACCTGATGCAAGCACAGCGTATAGATGGCCTGTGTCAAGTATTCAACTGCAGAGTCAACACAGTGGTGCTGTCCAAACTGAGCGGCGACCTTCCATAGGGGCACATTTTCAAGCAAGGCCTCAGTATTTTGCCCCCAGCCCCAGTGAACCAGGCAGACCAGATGCCCCCAACCCCAGTGAGCCAAGCAGACCAGATGCCCCAGGTGCAGGTCCAGATGCCTCCAGCATGGGCCGGGTGAATGACCGGGTGCTGCAAAGATTTCCTGAACCGTTTATAAGCCAAAAGACACAAAACGCAGTGTATAGATGGCCTGTGTCAAATATTCAACTGCAGAGTCAACACAGTGGTGCTGTCCAAACTGAGCGGCGACCTTCCATAGGGGCACATTTTCAAGCAAGGCCTCAGACTAATGACAGGGTCCTGCAAAGTTTTCCTGAACAGTATACAAACCAAAAGACAGTGGATGTAATCAAAGTCCTTAATGAACCAAATTCTGAATCTCTGTATGGCAGTAAGACCTCACAGGAGGCAAAACAGGCTTCTAATGTTTTGCACCAAAAAGAGCAGGGGAGCCAGCAACCTATTCAGTCTACTGACACCACTGTGAGTCATGGTGTCCAGATGCTGGAGCCCAGTAAAACCAACCCTGTCCAGAGTCCAAATGAGTTTTATTCAGAGCCAGACCCACAGTTTGGATCTGAAGGCACCATAAGGCCTGGTTCTCagtctgctgccactgccacagagATACTGGGCACAACCTCAGGCTACTTGAGTCCACATGAGCCAAAGTACCAGCTACCTGCTCAGACCAGCTCTAGCTACAGCTATGGAACTAGTGGGCAGCTTGCTAATAAAGGGGATCCAGTGCCTTCTGGAAGTCATGGCCCTATCAGAAGCCAAGGTGGAGTTGAGGGCAGACAGCCCAGTGGTGAGCAAAACTTGCCTTCAAGAGTTGATGCACTCAATCGGCTTAAGCAAGCTCTTCACAATGTGTCAAGAGGTCACCTGTTTCACTCTGTTATGCAGAGGCTTATTCCAGCTAGTTCTCCCTCCTGGAACATGGGTGAAGGATGGGATTTCCTTGGCAGTGCTGAGAACTCCCCATCCTTAACCGGAGACCAAAGTCATTTTGGAGATGATGGAAATGACTTGTCCACCAGTGTGAGTCGAGGTGAAACTTCCAGCAGCAAGAGCAGCATCAGTCATGCTCCTGAAAATGTTGGATCTGGAAAAAGTGATGGTGGCGTCATGTCGCCTTCACCTTTGGTGAACGTGTATGGAAGTGGATCTAGCAGTGCCTTGTCCAATGCTGTGTCCTCCCACAGAGGCAATGATGGCTCCGCAAGGAAGGGGACCACCATCCAGCAAACTACTAAAGAAGCCCCTAAAGGACCCTTGCAAATGTCGGCTGCCTGTTTGACACGTAAAGTAATCCCTGCCCAGAGGAGAATTCCAGCAAAAAGCTTCTATCGGAAAATGTCTGCTGTGAAACCAGCTAAACACCATTGGCCTCTCCTTACTCCAAAACGGTTTCGCAAGCTAAGGGTCCTGGaag GAAAATGTGAAGGGGCTGCCCACAAACTTTAA
- the LOC116224439 gene encoding uncharacterized protein LOC116224439 isoform X4 → MATDLIVWAWAVFVLRTVLSEVPEGLGPVSGSTGGYGPDSLNSTSGEAADSSSHEPKPHQSLSLHKPETLGNPDVQWILANPLSSRRVPFGSKYGHKVLGSSQEGRGDSNTAVPPSYSSALPSNPGGMVVHPSSSTKFPQGQSYQSSAFNVIQPTNSKLFQNKDAPSMGQDAPNPSEPGSQDAPNPSEPGRPDAPGAGSDASSMGQDAPSLSEPGSQDAPNPSEPGSQDATGIDAPSMGQDAPNPSEPGSQDATGPDAPSMGQDAPNPSEPGRQDAPGAGQDASSMGRVNDRVLRRFPEQFLSQKTQNTVYRWPVSSIQLQSQHSGAVQTEQIQARPQTNDRVLQRFPERFTSQKPVDVMQLNEPNSKFFQNKDELDQETIQSSEMHEPDASTVYRWPVSSIQLQSQHSGAVQTEQIQAGPQTNDRVLQRFPERFISQKPVDVMQLNEPNSKFFQNKDELDQETIQSSEMHEPDASTVYRWPVSSIQLQSQHSGAVQTEQIQAGPQTNDRVLQRFPERFISQKPVDVMQLNEPNSKFFQNKDELDQEPIQSSEMHEPDASTAYRWPVSSIQLQSQHSGAVQTERRPSIGADFQARPQYFAPSEPGRPDAPGAGQDASSMGRVNDRVLRRFPEQFLSQKTQNTVYRWPVSSIQLQSQHSGAVQTEQIQARPQTNDRVLQRFPERFTSQKPVDVMQLNEPNSKFFQNKDELDQETIQSSEMHEPDASTVYRWPVSSIQLQSQHSGAVQTEQIQAGPQTNDRVLQRFPERFISQKPVDVMQLNEPNSKFFQNKDELDQEPIQSSEMHEPDASTAYRWPVSSIQLQSQHSGAVQTERRPSIGADFQARPQYFAPSEPGRPDAPGAGSDASSMGQDAPSLSEPGSQDAPNPSEPGSQDATGIDAPSMGQDAPNPSEPGSQDATGLDAPSMGQDAPNPSEPGSQDATGPDAPSMGQDAPNPSEPGRQDAPGAGQDASSMGRVNDRVLRRFPEQFLSQKTQNTVYRWPVSSIQLQSQHSGAVQTEQIQARPQTNDRVLQRFPERFISQKPVDVMQLNEPNSKFFQNKDELDQEPIQSSEMHEPDASTVYRWPVSSIQLQSQHSGAVQTEQIQAGPQTNDRVLQRFPERFISQKPVDVMQLNEPNSKFFQNKDELDQEPIQSSEMHEPDASTAYRWPVSSIQLQSQHSGAVQTERRPSIGAHFQARPQYFAPSPSEPGRPDAPNPSEPSRPDAPGAGPDASSMGRVNDRVLQRFPEPFISQKTQNAVYRWPVSNIQLQSQHSGAVQTERRPSIGAHFQARPQTNDRVLQSFPEQYTNQKTVDVIKVLNEPNSESLYGSKTSQEAKQASNVLHQKEQGSQQPIQSTDTTVSHGVQMLEPSKTNPVQSPNEFYSEPDPQFGSEGTIRPGSQSAATATEILGTTSGYLSPHEPKYQLPAQTSSSYSYGTSGQLANKGDPVPSGSHGPIRSQGGVEGRQPSGEQNLPSRVDALNRLKQALHNVSRGHLFHSVMQRLIPASSPSWNMGEGWDFLGSAENSPSLTGDQSHFGDDGNDLSTSVSRGETSSSKSSISHAPENVGSGKSDGGVMSPSPLVNVYGSGSSSALSNAVSSHRGNDGSARKGTTIQQTTKEAPKGPLQMSAACLTRKVIPAQRRIPAKSFYRKMSAVKPAKHHWPLLTPKRFRKLRVLEGKCEGAAHKL, encoded by the exons ATGGCTACAGATTTAATTGTATG GGCTTGGGCTGTTTTTGTGTTGAGGACTGTGTTGTCTGAAGTTCCAGAAG GGTTAGGACCAGTTTCTGGCAGCACTGGAGGTTATGGCCCTGATTCCTTGAACTCCACATCAGGAGAGGCTGCTGACTCTTCAAGTCATGAACCTAAACCGCATCAGTCTTTGTCTCTACACAAACCAGAGACCTTGGGAAATCCTGATGTGCAGTGGATCCTAGCAAATCCCTTAAGCTCTAGACGGGTTCCTTTTGGCTCTAAATACGGCCACAAAGTTCTAGGTAGTTCTCAAGAGGGTCGAGGTGACAGCAACACTGCAGTGCCCCCCAGTTATAGTAGCGCTTTACCAAGTAATCCTGGAGGCATGGTTGTCCACCCAAGCAGCTCTACCAAGTTCCCCCAGGGCCAGAGCTATCAGTCTAGTGCATTCAATGTGATTCAGCCAACCAACTCTAAATTATTTCAGAACAAAGATGCCCCCAGCATGGGCCAAGATGCCCCCAACCCCAGTGAaccaggcagccaagatgcccccaaccccagtgagccaggcagaCCAGATGCCCCAG GTGCAGGATCAGATGCCTCCAGCATGGGCCAAGATGCCCCCAGCCtcagtgagccaggcagccaagatgcccccaaccccagtgagccaggcagccaagatgccaCAGGCATAGATGCCCCCAGCATGGGCCAAGATGCCCCAAACCCCAGTGAaccaggcagccaagatgccaCAGGCCCAGATGCCCCCAGCATGGGCCAAGATGCCCCCAaccccagtgagccaggcagaCAAGATGCCCCAGGTGCAGGCCAAGATGCCTCCAGCATGGGCCGGGTGAATGACCGGGTGCTGCGAAGATTTCCTGAACAGTTTTTAAgccaaaagacacaaaacacagtgTATAGATGGCCTGTGTCAAGTATTCAACTGCAGAGTCAACACAGTGGTGCTGTCCAAACTGAACAAATTCAAGCAAGGCCTCAGACTAATGACAGGGTGCTGCAAAGATTTCCTGAACGGTTTACAAGCCAAAAGCCGGTGGATGTAATGCAACTCAATGAACCAAATTCTAAATTCTTTCAGAACAAAGATGAACTTGACCAAGAAACCATCCAATCCTCTGAAATGCATGAACCTGACGCAAGCACAGTGTATAGATGGCCTGTGTCAAGTATTCAACTGCAGAGTCAACACAGTGGTGCTGTCCAAACTGAACAAATTCAAGCAGGGCCTCAGACTAATGACAGGGTGCTGCAAAGATTTCCTGAACGGTTTATAAGCCAAAAGCCGGTGGATGTAATGCAACTCAATGAACCAAATTCTAAATTCTTTCAGAACAAAGATGAACTTGACCAAGAAACCATCCAATCCTCTGAAATGCATGAACCTGACGCAAGCACAGTGTATAGATGGCCTGTGTCAAGTATTCAACTGCAGAGTCAACACAGTGGTGCTGTCCAAACTGAACAAATTCAAGCAGGGCCTCAGACTAATGACAGGGTGCTGCAAAGATTTCCTGAACGGTTTATAAGCCAAAAGCCGGTGGATGTAATGCAACTCAATGAACCAAATTCTAAATTCTTTCAGAACAAAGATGAACTTGACCAAGAACCCATCCAATCCTCTGAAATGCATGAACCTGACGCAAGCACAGCGTATAGATGGCCTGTGTCAAGTATTCAACTGCAGAGTCAACACAGTGGTGCTGTCCAAACTGAGCGGCGACCTTCCATAGGGGCAGATTTTCAAGCAAGGCCTCAGTATTTTGCCCCCAGCGAACCAGGCAGACCAG ATGCCCCAGGTGCAGGCCAAGATGCCTCCAGCATGGGCCGGGTGAATGACCGGGTGCTGCGAAGATTTCCTGAACAGTTTTTAAgccaaaagacacaaaacacagtgTATAGATGGCCTGTGTCAAGTATTCAACTGCAGAGTCAACACAGTGGTGCTGTCCAAACTGAACAAATTCAAGCAAGGCCTCAGACTAATGACAGGGTGCTGCAAAGATTTCCTGAACGGTTTACAAGCCAAAAGCCGGTGGATGTAATGCAACTCAATGAACCAAATTCTAAATTCTTTCAGAACAAAGATGAACTTGACCAAGAAACCATCCAATCCTCTGAAATGCATGAACCTGACGCAAGCACAGTGTATAGATGGCCTGTGTCAAGTATTCAACTGCAGAGTCAACACAGTGGTGCTGTCCAAACTGAACAAATTCAAGCAGGGCCTCAGACTAATGACAGGGTGCTGCAAAGATTTCCTGAACGGTTTATAAGCCAAAAGCCGGTGGATGTAATGCAACTCAATGAACCAAATTCTAAATTCTTTCAGAACAAAGATGAACTTGACCAAGAACCCATCCAATCCTCTGAAATGCATGAACCTGACGCAAGCACAGCGTATAGATGGCCTGTGTCAAGTATTCAACTGCAGAGTCAACACAGTGGTGCTGTCCAAACTGAGCGGCGACCTTCCATAGGGGCAGATTTTCAAGCAAGGCCTCAGTATTTTGCCCCCAGCGAACCAGGCAGACCAGATGCCCCAGGTGCAGGATCAGATGCCTCCAGCATGGGCCAAGATGCCCCCAGCCtcagtgagccaggcagccaagatgcccccaaccccagtgagccaggcagccaagatgccaCAGGCATAGATGCCCCCAGCATGGGCCAAGATGCCCCAAACCCCAGTGAaccaggcagccaagatgccaCAGGCCTAGATGCCCCCAGCATGGGCCAAGATGCCCCAAACCCCAGTGAaccaggcagccaagatgccaCAGGCCCAGATGCCCCCAGCATGGGCCAAGATGCCCCCAaccccagtgagccaggcagaCAAGATGCCCCAGGTGCAGGCCAAGATGCCTCCAGCATGGGCCGGGTGAATGACCGGGTGCTGCGAAGATTTCCTGAACAGTTTTTAAgccaaaagacacaaaacacagtgTATAGATGGCCTGTGTCAAGTATTCAACTGCAGAGTCAACACAGTGGTGCTGTCCAAACTGAACAAATTCAAGCAAGGCCTCAGACTAATGACAGGGTGCTGCAAAGATTTCCTGAACGGTTTATAAGCCAAAAGCCGGTGGATGTAATGCAACTCAATGAACCAAATTCTAAATTCTTTCAGAACAAAGATGAACTTGACCAAGAACCCATCCAATCCTCTGAAATGCATGAACCTGACGCAAGCACAGTGTATAGATGGCCTGTGTCAAGTATTCAACTGCAGAGTCAACACAGTG GTGCTGTCCAAACTGAACAAATTCAAGCAGGGCCTCAGACTAATGACAGGGTGCTGCAAAGATTTCCTGAACGGTTTATAAGCCAAAAGCCGGTGGATGTAATGCAACTCAATGAACCAAATTCTAAATTCTTTCAGAACAAAGATGAACTTGACCAAGAACCCATCCAATCCTCTGAAATGCATGAACCTGATGCAAGCACAGCGTATAGATGGCCTGTGTCAAGTATTCAACTGCAGAGTCAACACAGTGGTGCTGTCCAAACTGAGCGGCGACCTTCCATAGGGGCACATTTTCAAGCAAGGCCTCAGTATTTTGCCCCCAGCCCCAGTGAACCAGGCAGACCAGATGCCCCCAACCCCAGTGAGCCAAGCAGACCAGATGCCCCAGGTGCAGGTCCAGATGCCTCCAGCATGGGCCGGGTGAATGACCGGGTGCTGCAAAGATTTCCTGAACCGTTTATAAGCCAAAAGACACAAAACGCAGTGTATAGATGGCCTGTGTCAAATATTCAACTGCAGAGTCAACACAGTGGTGCTGTCCAAACTGAGCGGCGACCTTCCATAGGGGCACATTTTCAAGCAAGGCCTCAGACTAATGACAGGGTCCTGCAAAGTTTTCCTGAACAGTATACAAACCAAAAGACAGTGGATGTAATCAAAGTCCTTAATGAACCAAATTCTGAATCTCTGTATGGCAGTAAGACCTCACAGGAGGCAAAACAGGCTTCTAATGTTTTGCACCAAAAAGAGCAGGGGAGCCAGCAACCTATTCAGTCTACTGACACCACTGTGAGTCATGGTGTCCAGATGCTGGAGCCCAGTAAAACCAACCCTGTCCAGAGTCCAAATGAGTTTTATTCAGAGCCAGACCCACAGTTTGGATCTGAAGGCACCATAAGGCCTGGTTCTCagtctgctgccactgccacagagATACTGGGCACAACCTCAGGCTACTTGAGTCCACATGAGCCAAAGTACCAGCTACCTGCTCAGACCAGCTCTAGCTACAGCTATGGAACTAGTGGGCAGCTTGCTAATAAAGGGGATCCAGTGCCTTCTGGAAGTCATGGCCCTATCAGAAGCCAAGGTGGAGTTGAGGGCAGACAGCCCAGTGGTGAGCAAAACTTGCCTTCAAGAGTTGATGCACTCAATCGGCTTAAGCAAGCTCTTCACAATGTGTCAAGAGGTCACCTGTTTCACTCTGTTATGCAGAGGCTTATTCCAGCTAGTTCTCCCTCCTGGAACATGGGTGAAGGATGGGATTTCCTTGGCAGTGCTGAGAACTCCCCATCCTTAACCGGAGACCAAAGTCATTTTGGAGATGATGGAAATGACTTGTCCACCAGTGTGAGTCGAGGTGAAACTTCCAGCAGCAAGAGCAGCATCAGTCATGCTCCTGAAAATGTTGGATCTGGAAAAAGTGATGGTGGCGTCATGTCGCCTTCACCTTTGGTGAACGTGTATGGAAGTGGATCTAGCAGTGCCTTGTCCAATGCTGTGTCCTCCCACAGAGGCAATGATGGCTCCGCAAGGAAGGGGACCACCATCCAGCAAACTACTAAAGAAGCCCCTAAAGGACCCTTGCAAATGTCGGCTGCCTGTTTGACACGTAAAGTAATCCCTGCCCAGAGGAGAATTCCAGCAAAAAGCTTCTATCGGAAAATGTCTGCTGTGAAACCAGCTAAACACCATTGGCCTCTCCTTACTCCAAAACGGTTTCGCAAGCTAAGGGTCCTGGaag GAAAATGTGAAGGGGCTGCCCACAAACTTTAA